A window of Bradyrhizobium diazoefficiens genomic DNA:
ACGATGCTGGCGGCGATGAAGCTCGGCGTCGTCGTGATCCCCGCGACCACGTTGCTTACCGCGGACGAGCTCCGCGATCGCCTCGATCGCGGCAGGGCGAGGGCGGTGGTGGCCGCCGAGGACCAGCTCGCGAAATTCGCGAGCCTTGAATTCACAAGCCTTGGCGCGGAGAACATCGTTCGCATTGCGGTCGGCACCGCCTCCGATGGATGGCTTTCATATGATGATGCCGCAAAGGCGTCGGAGAGTTTTAGCGCCGACGGTCCGACCAACGCCGACGACCCGATGCTGCTTTATTTCACCTCGGGCACCACGGCGAAGCCAAAGCTGGTGCGGCATAGCCAGCGCAGCTATCCGGTCGGCCATCTGTCGACCATGTACTGGATCGGGCTGAAGCCCGGCGACGTCCATCTCAACATCTCCTCGCCCGGCTGGGCCAAGCACGCCTGGAGCTGCTTCTTCGCGCCGTGGAATGCGGGCGCGACCGTGTTCGTGGTCAACCAGCCACGCTTCGATGCCAAGGGCTTGCTCGCCATCATCAGCCGCTGCGGCGTCACCACGCTGTGCGCGCCGCCGACGGTGTGGCGGCTGTTCATCCAGGAGAACCTCGCATCCTTCAAGGTGGCCTTGCGCGAAGTCTGCGGTGCTGGTGAGCCGCTCAACCCTGAAGTGATCGACCAGGTGCAGGCGGCCTGGGGCTTGACCATCCGCGACGGCTACGGCCAGACCGAGACCACGGCGCTTGCCGGCAATTCCCCGGGGCAAAAAATCAAGGTCGGCTCGATGGGGCGCCTACTGCCGGGCTATCTCGTGCAGGTCAGCGATGCCGATGGCCATCCGGCGAAAGAGGGCGAAGTCTCGCTGCTGCTCGGCGCCGACCGCCCCGCCGGCCTGATGCAGGGTTATCAGGGCGATGACGGCAAACTATCCGGCGCGGAAGGCAGCCTCTATCGCAGTGGCGATGTCGTATTCGCGGACGACGACGGCTATCTCACCTTCGTCGGCCGTTCCGACGACGTGTTCAAATCATCCGATTACCGCATCAGCCCGT
This region includes:
- a CDS encoding AMP-binding protein, which gives rise to MTTFQEARAFLLDHRTDYETAVKGFRWPDPVPFNWALDWFDAELAANADSRDRPALWIVDAAQDNQVKLSFAALSKRSNQVANFLRAQGLKRGDHLLLLLGNVVPLWETMLAAMKLGVVVIPATTLLTADELRDRLDRGRARAVVAAEDQLAKFASLEFTSLGAENIVRIAVGTASDGWLSYDDAAKASESFSADGPTNADDPMLLYFTSGTTAKPKLVRHSQRSYPVGHLSTMYWIGLKPGDVHLNISSPGWAKHAWSCFFAPWNAGATVFVVNQPRFDAKGLLAIISRCGVTTLCAPPTVWRLFIQENLASFKVALREVCGAGEPLNPEVIDQVQAAWGLTIRDGYGQTETTALAGNSPGQKIKVGSMGRLLPGYLVQVSDADGHPAKEGEVSLLLGADRPAGLMQGYQGDDGKLSGAEGSLYRSGDVVFADDDGYLTFVGRSDDVFKSSDYRISPFELESVLLEHDLVAEAAVVPSPDPIRLAIPKAFVLLTSGAERTPETALSIFKHLHTRLAPFKRIRRLEIVTELPKTISGKIRRVQLRRLERDGDRDDPLRGREFREEDFPELAKTRSET